Within the Oncorhynchus tshawytscha isolate Ot180627B unplaced genomic scaffold, Otsh_v2.0 Un_contig_37_pilon_pilon, whole genome shotgun sequence genome, the region GCAGATGGTGAAGTTACTGTCGGAAATACTAAAGCACTGTAGGAAATGCCTAGGCTTTCTGGGTAAGTGGTGTTGATGTTGGCGTCGGTTCAAATCCAGGGTCCGCCTTGGACAGAGATGGACCGTGTTATACACAAGTAAACCTACTGGGAAACTCACTGCAGGGTATCAGAGACAGAGTGCCAAAAAGGACCCAGacacatagagtacagtacacactGCAGTTCATACCACACCCACAGACCACAGCAGTATAAgctagagtacagtccaatacagtagagtacagtacacactGCAGTTCATACCACACCCACAGACCACAGCAGTAtaagctacagtagagtacagtccaatacagtagagtacagtagagcagtccagtccagtccagaaaGTCTAGTCCAGACTACTGTCCATACCACAACAGTGTAAGTTTCAGTACAGTCCGGTTCAGtccagtgcagtacagtacagtgcacacTGCAGTCCATACCACACCCACAGACCAGCTGCATGAATACTGAGTGAGATCCCACCCCGGCCACATAAAAGCAGACCACTCCCTCCATGGGGTCAGCTAGTCACCACACTGCCCAGAGATCTATTGGCTGGAGGGCTAGAGGTCTGGTGAGAACACTGGCCCCTGTGATAAATCACAATTTCACTGGTATTAAAAGTGGAAATTACTTAAAGCTAATATGAGATCAGAGGGACTCTTTATCTTGATTAAATCTTAATATAGTAAAGATCTCCATGGGGGAAAAAATGTGGTTGAGAGCGCAGCAAATTGGGTTGAAGGGAGACTCAGAGGCAAGCACGAGTTCCTAGAGCGCAACTTGGAAAGGGTTCACTCAGAATTGTGGCTTAAAATCATATTGGAAAAACATCTCTAAGAGTTCAATCCTGATGAAATAAGAAGTAAAACGTATCCAGCTGCACACTGGACACAGCCAGTCAATAGCACAGGTTTACACAGGGACTGTTGTCTTTCCAAGTTCTGGCCACAGGTGTGTTTTAGAGATGTATATAAAAAATCAAGTCAAAGGAACAAATATGTCCATCATAATCCTTCATTGAGATCCCAGATCCTGGACTCAGAACCCAATCACCCCAAACTGACCTCTGTTTCACTCCTTATGGACAGATAACAGTGTTATActctgctgccctctgctggttaTATATAATTGATTAAATGTCTTCAATAAAATGTGCTGTCATCTTGCATTTGGATGCAATTGATCTTGAGAACTCTTTTGGGGCCGTGTTTTCTCGTGTATGAAGGTTTGTGTGGAATGATGTCAACATTTCATCTCAATGAATTAAGCTTTTCTTTCCTCTGATTCCATCCATCCtgtcactgttctgttctattctgagTGGTTTGGCAGGAGTCCACAGGTCTGGCCAGGCCACTGGTAAATGAGTTAAGTGTCCTACCTGACACCTCCCCGCCACACAGATGGAAGTCTCGTTCTGGCTGCACGGCGTCCCATCGATGACCCTATCCGACTGACGCACGTAGAAGCGGAAACCGATCGCACGACAGTTGAGCTCACAACGCTGGTCCCCTGAAACTGTGACAGAGGAGACACAGAAATTaatgatttgatatgatttatgAGTACAAAACATTATCTCTCTCTGGTAGGGTGCCTGGCAGGGCTGTAAATGTACATTGTTCAATGTTCAATGTAGGTGGACAAGCTGGGTAGACTGCTGCATTAGAATTGTGATCTGGTGAAGAGATGCAGAGTTGTTGTTTTCTTCCATTGAGCCATGCTGCCATCTAGCAACTGATGCGAGGAGTGGACTAAATACTGGCACACCCTCACAATTATCCTGTGATTACAAGTGATGAGTAAATCAATGTCTGCAGTCTGCCTTCTACAGTAATGCTGTGTTGTGAAAGGTAATGCCAAGCAACAACGAGGGATTCAAGGAAAGCTAACCAAATTCTTAATAAATCCAAGGGATCAAGGGAAGTTAACGGGTTGTTTGCTCCTCTCTGGTGATCCATTAGTGGTAATTAGAACCACAGACCTCTGGGTGGTGTCTCTTGTGTGGGAGGGAGGCAGATGCCCTCCAGGCCTGGAAACCACTGGGATTTGGCAGGCAGTGGGGTGTATGTAACGTCAGGTTTGTAATCCACCTGCACTTGGACTTCACTCAGATGTTTTGTCCATTAGCTCATGAGGTTTACAAGGACAGCTATGCTAAAAGTGTTGTAATTGCATGTTCATGTGTTTGAGATAGGTATCAAGCAAACTTGACCTGTCCTCATCAACTAAAGTCAAGTTATTTGAGCTTTATTCTAGTCATACGTCTGCAGTAAATACCATTCACTCCaacagagagaagaaaaacatCAAATGTTAATCAGTATCCTAAAAGTAATTGTCTATCCTTGAGGTGTTTTAACTATTGCTTGGATACTTAAGACACCTAGATCTCTAAACAAcatctggcagctcaggacattCATTAAAATGGCCAAGACAGGTGACATACTGTGGCACTTACATCACCTCACACCTTGGATAATATTGTCCAACACCAAGGCAATATGAAAAACATGACAAGACCCTCCCATACCTTCATTGAAAGGCTCCCACTCGTACAGTCGACCCATGAAGGGATAGCTGTTGTAGGAAGAACACTGCACCGCTCTGATGTGTCTGCTGGCTGGAGGACAGGCCtggacagacatatagacagatagagagtgaATATGCGTCCCCCGGCCTACTAAGTCCAGAAATGGCCACATTCTCCCCCAAGGTAAATTCCAGTCTTTACAATCGCAGCCTAGCATTGTCAACCATCGCAACATCTCCACTATATCTGTCTTATCAGACCTCATCTTCCTTAATAACCTCCATGTTTTACCCTTCATGATTGATTTAGCTGTTTAGCTGTGGGTTACAGTGAGGGATTCATTCATAAATGATCATAAGTCATGGCTGAACCGTTCTTACATTGTTGTTGCAAATCTTGTACTGGTTGTGCTCTCCCACACAGGAGGAGGTGGGCAGTGGGTTGTAGGGCCGTCCAAAGGGTTGCTGAGCCGCTGAGGCCTGTCTGGATGagtgctgctgctcctgcctaGGTTGGTGCCTCTGGCTGGGCTGGTAGAGTGAGGAGGACCAGGGTGGGTTAGAATTGGGCTGGGGGgctgggttggggttagagttagggttagcccTGGGCTGGGAGGCTGGATTAGGGTTAGACCTATGCCCCTGGGCTGGGAGGCTAGGGTTAGACCTATgggggctgggttagggttagggttagccctgggctgggagggaggggctgGATTAGGGTTAGCCCTGGGCTGGGACCTATGCTGGGGgggggctgggttagggttagccctgggctgggagggttagggttagagttagaggttAGACCTATGCTGGAAAGGGGGGCTGGGTTAGCCCTGGGAGGGGGGTTAGCCCTGGGCTGGGAGGCTGGATTAGGGTTAGCCCTGGGAGGGgaggctgggttagggttagacttgggctgggaggctgggttagggttagagttagagttattgCCCTTAGACCTGGGTTgggggctgggttagggttagacctggaAAGGgaggctgggttagggttagggagccCCTGGGAGGGatggctgggttagggttagccctGGGCCTGGGAAGGAAGGGGCTGGGCTGGGAGGCTGGGTTAGGGACCTGGGAAGGCTGGGAGGGGACCTGGgagggatgggttagggttagacctgggAAGGgaggctgggttagggttagagttagagttatggttagccctgggaggggaggctgggttagggttagctctgGGAAGGgaggctgggttagggttagacctgggAAGGgaggctgggttagggttagacctgggAAGGGAGGCTGGGTTATTGTTAGACCTGGGTTGGGGGGCTGGGGGCTGGTGATGGACTGGGCTGTAGCTGTGGAGATGGGGGTTGTTGTAGGGCGGACGGTAGGGGTTAGGCCTGTGGCCTCCGTGCCTGGTGGCTGACGGGCTGGGGTCAGAGAGTGGGGAGCGTCTCTGTCTGTGGGAGAGAccagtccctgtctctatcccagACCTCtggcctgtgtctgtctggagagacACAACGTAAGCCATCCTCCCATAGCCATACTTCCCTGGAATGATGGGACTGTCACTGCCcctcctgaaaacacacacacacacgcacacacacacacgggttaaGACAATTGTCTGTGCTAAATAACCTCCACTTACGGCACTTGTTTACATTCAAAATGTGTTGACTGGACTATCAAAGACTGTCAAACAAAATGTCAAAGATACACATCACAGGTGCAAATTACTTCTGAGAAGAGGATGGATATTACCATTAGCAAACAAGCGCCGAGCAGAGAGCGCTTTGTCTGGAGACTTGGATTCCTACGTCAACAACCCCCCATTACTCAACTGTCAGCTCTATTTATTTAAAAGCTTTTTAACTCGAGCTCACAGGAAGGAGGCCACAAACCCGCCAAGCACAAGCCGAGCCATTGACTCCATCCATAAAAGAATAGCTTTACACTGGAGGGGAGTCCAATGGACCATGGGGTGAGCTGGAGCTCCACAGGGACACTTTTAGACTGGGCTGCTCAACATGCAGGGCATTAAACACAGATCAGactgaaagacagagacaggcccCTGTCTGTATGGTGTGATAGATACTGTACCTGCGTCCAGCAttggcctctctgtctctctgctggtcCCTCAGCTCTCCTCGGCTGGCCAAGCTGGTGTTGCTGATGGACGGTGGGGGTCTCCCAGGGTTGGTGCGGTGCAGTGGGACAGTGGGTCTTAGGGCAGACACTACATGGTCTGGGTTCTGGTTGGGGTGGTGGCCATCCGGCCTGGAGGGGTAAGCAACAGCACCCATGGAGGGGGTGTGGGAGGGTAGGCAGGGTCGGTTCTGTTCCTGAACCCCTCCCCCACAGGAGCGGGAGCAGGAGGACCAAGGCCCCCAGGAGCCCCAGGAGCCTGGGGCCCCACCCTGCACTCCTCCAGCCTCCTGCTGCTCTGCCCTTTGAGGAACCTGCAGGAACATCCTGAGTTAAAGCCCTACACCACCCACAGCATGGATAACATGAAACAGACACCACTTAAGAGCAGAGTAGAGAAGAAAAAGAATAACATCATTATTCATGAAAGACTTGAAGCTAATGAGACAATGACCTCATGTCATCAACAAcggttttctctctccctcgctgtgtATGTGATGAGCTTCTGTTCATGTCGGataaaacccagatttgtctgatTAGAGGTTGTCTGTTACTCTCCCATCCCCTACTGACTACCTGCATATCCCTCTGTTGACTCTAGCCCTTTGTGTAAAGCTGCCAGAGACGTATTAGCGCCTTAGTGGCGATCACTGCACTCTCTGTCTCAGGACCCTGCGCCAGCCAACCCTGCCCTACGCCAGCCAGCTTTGCCTGAGGAGCCGCAAAGAAGGAAATCCAGCTCTTTAAGAGCCACTTTGTCTACATTCATCCTGTCTTCTGTGAGCTTACACATGCACATGGTAAAGGCTCAGCCTCCCTTTGGCGTTGAGAAGACTGTAAGAGAATACCCAAACGGTAGGGATAGTAGGGAGAGTTGGCAGATAGCTATCCTTCTGTCAGTCACCGACATGGGGCTATTCAGAGATCACTCAGACCATGGCCTCCTCCTCGCTGCAGCCTTTGTAACTCTACTCCACTGTCATCTCCAGGGTCAGCCATGGGTCAAACAGCTGGACTCCTGGAAACGCAGAGGGCCAACAGAGACAAGCTCTCTCCCAGAGAGGAATGCCCCATCCGACAGTTAGCCTGTCCATCAACACTCTCCACAAAGTACAGTTATAAATATTGGTCCATCATTCatttgctctcgctctctctctctctctcttcatttctcatagcactgaggttgaaggggatgtattgctctctctctctctctctctctctctctctctctctctctctctctctctctctctctctctctctctctccatttctcatagcactgaggttgaaggggatgtattgctctctctctctctctctctctctcttcatttctcatagcactgaggttgaaggggatgtattgctctctctctctctctctctctctccccctctctctcatagcACTGAGGTTGAATGGGatgtattgctctctctctatctctctctctctctctctctctctctctctctctctctctctctcatagcactgaggttgaaggggatgtattgctctctctctcgctctctctctcccccctctctctctctctctctctctctcatagcactgaggttgaaggggatgtattgctctctctctcgctctctctctctctctccccctctctctctcatagcactgaggttgaaggggatgtattgctctctctctctctctctctctctctctcatagcacTGAGGTTGAATGGGatgtattgctctctctctctctctctctctctcagcactgaGGTTGAAAGGGATgtattgctctctccctctctctctctctctcatagcactgaggttgaaggggatgtattgctctctctctctctctctctctctctccctctctctctctctctctccccctctctctctctctctctctctctcccccctctctccccctctctctctcatagcacTGAGGTTGAAGGCGATGTATTGCTGACTGCTGGTATGATCCTCTACATGTTCCCCAGTGTTGGACAACGTATTTTCACCGCTGCTCTCCTGTGAGTGAACAGATTTACACCCGGATCGGATTCCCCTGGGGGGCATCCTTCCTCAATGACTGATTGCATGTTTAAATGGCCCGAGATAGACTAGTGTTGTATTTAATGGCTTTGTGGTTGAACAATATCATCACGGCAGCAGACACTATAAACTTCCCCTGTACAGTTGAAAGGATATGCATCCTCTGTGAACTGGAGGGTGTTAATTGGCTACGGCTACAATCGGAAGACAAGATCATGCCTTCTTTGGCAGTTCAGATTCCGTGAGCCTGTGCCAACTGGCGTGAGATGATGATAAAGGTGAGTGAAAAATGGATTCTCAGGCTGCAAACACATGAGGGAGGTCTATCGTCCTGCGCTTGTCGATGTCAAACAGACCACACACATGTTAAAACTCCACCCAGCACaaccccctccctgctccccttctCCCGTCTGCTGACCCCCAGCCACTCTACTGACCTTCCTGTGGTCTATAGTGAGTTGGCAATCCAGGGGATATGGCCTGAGCAGCAGCAGAAGCATGGAAACTCTGTGTGTGACAGATAGCATACTGAGCTATAATACATTTAACAGCTTTTTTTCAGAGAAAAAGTATTATAATCTAAAATGGAGACAATTAAAACAAAACGATTAAATTGAGTCATGCATAGTGCGTGATCAGCAGCTGCAGTGTGATACAACATGTTTATGATGAGTCTGTTCAGTATACACCAAAGTGATTGTAAGTGACAAgtgatatctcacctcagaatccAGATACAAAGTCCTCTCATATCTCCTAGATTTTGAGGGCTACAGTACCTAAAAAATGGATATGTTGTATTTGCAGACATAATGACATTAATAACACAGCAATAAAGCAGTAATATCGTATTTAATACAACACTTTCTCCTCAAGACCACATGCAGTGTCTGGTCTGCTCTTTAGTGTCTCAGTTTGTCTGAAGGTCCTGACCATAGACTCAGGGGAACATGGCTTCTGCCCACTTGACCATGTGTGTTGACCCTTGACCCTTACCCTGATCCTAATGAGTGGCCACCCACTGAAACAGGACTCCATTTTCAGATGGCTGGACTGCAGTGACACTTTTATCACTGTGCTTGTAGTAAAAACTCATCTGTGATGTATCTCTCAAAATAAACCACACTTGGTATGATGAATGTAGGGGTTTAAAGATCCCAACTTAAACATAGACCTATCTGTTTTGTCTGTCTCACACTGGTGCAATTCCACTCCATGTGAGGTTTGGAAAGTTCCATTGTCATTAAATAAATACTATTCACAATATCTATTTACTTTATTTTCACAAAAGCCTAGAATTTAATTTATCCAAAAACATGTAGGCTATGCCTATTACTTCAAACGTCTTTAAAACGTATTATGAAGCTGGGCTATTACAAATATGATTTAGCTATGGTAAACACCATCACAATGGCAGGCATGTATATATCTGTGTTATCAACAAATAGAAAGCTGGCTGCACCCTGCGCAAAAAGATCGACATTCTGTCAAACCCGACAGGGACGGGACAGGAGGCTCTCCTCCAGGCTGAGGGGTTTGGATTTCAAGTGTGAGCGCGCAGTAGCGAGTCATTAAATTACACTTTCAAAATCTGAAATCCTAAGCGATTTAATAGAAACATAGCATGTAGGCTACCATTTGAATTTTCTTTGAAATAAATTAGTCGACAAACAAAAACTCTATAAGCATAATTATggataaattactaaaatgtaaataatttaatcaattgcATTATAATGTTTCCTTATGTATTATATGATTACGATTAGgctattatgattattattaggCCTATATTATTACACTTTCATAAAACGTAAATGGTCTGTTCCTACCTTGgatgactgtgtttgtgtttgctacCTTGTTGCTTTCTCCAGTGCAGTATTGCTGCTTCTCAATGGTAAATTGTGGCGCCAGTTATCCTCATAATCCAAGTTATCGACAGAGTTCAATccaggtgtaaaaaaaatacaacaacCGAATcagttaatccattttaaaaccgCTCCAAATATCCAAACGTTCTGTAAACGTGCTGGTCACTGGTCAACGTGACATTATTCCGTtcattttcactctctctctctctcgctcacgcACGCTCTCTGTATCCCTGGCGTCCTGAAACACAATTCTACTCAGAGAGAATGAAAGTCATGGGAACTACAGAGAAGAAAACAAGTTGTTGCGCCCCCTGCtgcctctcttactctctctcctgt harbors:
- the LOC112264231 gene encoding thrombospondin type-1 domain-containing protein 4-like, producing the protein MRGLCIWILRVSMLLLLLRPYPLDCQLTIDHRKVPQRAEQQEAGGVQGGAPGSWGSWGPWSSCSRSCGGGVQEQNRPCLPSHTPSMGAVAYPSRPDGHHPNQNPDHVVSALRPTVPLHRTNPGRPPPSISNTSLASRGELRDQQRDREANAGRRRGSDSPIIPGKYGYGRMAYVVSLQTDTGQRSGIETGTGLSHRQRRSPLSDPSPSATRHGGHRPNPYRPPYNNPHLHSYSPVHHQPPAPQPRSNNNPASLPRSNPNPASLPRSNPNPASLPRANPNPPSQRHQPRQEQQHSSRQASAAQQPFGRPYNPLPTSSCVGEHNQYKICNNNACPPASRHIRAVQCSSYNSYPFMGRLYEWEPFNEVSGDQRCELNCRAIGFRFYVRQSDRVIDGTPCSQNETSICVAGRCQGPVFSPDL